In Bryobacteraceae bacterium, the following proteins share a genomic window:
- a CDS encoding serine hydrolase domain-containing protein: MLRRSFLAQFALALRQDKLESAANLLKEAARLGNVGAATAVVRHGDSAATWAVGSGKPESVYLLASITKPMTVTAAMMLVERGEVKLDDPVKKYVPEFRAGARERILVRHLLTHSSGLPDMLPENEELRKRHAPLTEFVARTCRTPLLFEPGTDVKYQSMGILMAAEIVERVTKTPLRRFLQEKLFAPLGMASASLGTGGRPLAALSRCEVTGNDDWNWNSPYWRDLGSPWGGAHASAADVERLLRYFLNPGARVLKPETARAMIRNQNGGLKTPWGFGWVVGGERFGRACSASSFGHSGSTGTLAWADPASGVTFVLLTTRPAAESNKAVIRPVSEAAAAAMTREAA, translated from the coding sequence ATGCTGCGCAGAAGTTTTCTCGCCCAGTTCGCGCTTGCTCTCCGTCAGGATAAATTGGAAAGCGCGGCCAACCTGCTGAAGGAAGCCGCCCGCTTGGGCAATGTGGGTGCGGCCACGGCCGTCGTCCGGCACGGCGATTCGGCGGCCACATGGGCGGTCGGCTCGGGTAAGCCCGAGAGTGTATATTTGCTCGCTTCGATCACGAAGCCGATGACGGTCACCGCCGCGATGATGCTCGTCGAACGCGGCGAAGTCAAGCTCGATGATCCGGTCAAAAAGTATGTTCCCGAGTTCCGCGCCGGAGCGCGGGAGCGCATTCTCGTCCGCCACCTGTTGACTCACTCCTCCGGCCTTCCGGACATGCTCCCGGAGAACGAGGAACTCCGCAAGCGCCATGCGCCGCTGACGGAGTTCGTCGCGCGCACCTGCCGCACGCCCCTCCTGTTTGAGCCGGGAACGGATGTGAAATACCAGAGCATGGGGATTCTCATGGCCGCCGAGATCGTCGAACGGGTCACGAAGACGCCTCTGCGCCGCTTCCTGCAGGAAAAGCTGTTCGCCCCGCTGGGAATGGCCTCCGCGTCGCTCGGTACCGGTGGACGTCCCCTCGCCGCGCTCTCGCGGTGCGAAGTCACCGGCAATGACGATTGGAATTGGAACAGCCCCTACTGGCGCGACCTTGGTTCGCCCTGGGGCGGCGCTCATGCCTCCGCCGCCGACGTCGAACGCCTGCTGCGCTACTTCCTCAATCCCGGCGCGCGCGTGCTCAAGCCGGAAACCGCCCGCGCCATGATCCGGAATCAGAATGGCGGCTTGAAAACTCCCTGGGGGTTCGGCTGGGTGGTGGGCGGCGAGCGGTTCGGGCGCGCCTGCTCGGCCTCGAGCTTCGGCCACTCCGGCTCCACCGGCACACTCGCCTGGGCGGACCCGGCCAGCGGCGTAACGTTCGTGCTTCTCACCACCCGCCCCGCAGCCGAATCGAACAAGGCTGTCATCCGGCCGGTATCCGAAGCCGCCGCGGCGGCGATGACGCGGGAGGCCGCGTGA
- a CDS encoding prolyl oligopeptidase family serine peptidase, with protein MKLAAAPLAVFGALAAIAPAQEPPPIEQLMSSPFPSGLTAAPSGGHIAWVRNSAGVRNIWVASPDGYEARAITAYKSDDGQEISDLQWAPGAASIVYVRGGSPNRAGEVPNPRSEAAGADQAVWAVPLGGGEPKKLGEGASPAVSAKGLVAFLQKGQVWTVPADGSSAAVQLMKSRGRARTLRWSPDGGKLAFVSSRGAHSFIGIFEVAASAVRYVAPGLSADTEPAWSPDGRELAFLRMPASSDQTLFGPRRSGDPWSIWIADASTGKARQVFQADPGRGSVFHGLNAEAQILWAASGHLVFPWERDGWLHLYSIPVAGDASPKLLTFGDYEAENALLTADAREVLYTSNADDIDRRHLYRVAAAGGPVNPVTSGNGIEWSPVMTSDGKAVAFLRSEGRTPARASIMAAFGAPRDLVPFEFPAASLVEPQPVTFAAADGLRIRAQLFAAANPNNEKRPAVIFFHGGSRRQMLLGWHYLPYYHNAYAFNQYLASRGYVVLSVNYRSGIGYGMEFREALNYGATGASEFNDVLGAGLFLQGRADVDSRRIGLWGGSYGGYLTALGLSRAADLFAAGVDIHGVHDWNSVIRNFNPGYDPEKQADFAKKAFASSPMASVGTWKAPVLLIHGDDDRNVPFNESIVLAEALRKQGVSYEELVFPDEVHGFLLHSHWLAAFRAAGDFLDRRVKARK; from the coding sequence GTGAAGCTGGCCGCCGCCCCGCTGGCGGTCTTCGGCGCACTCGCGGCAATCGCTCCGGCGCAAGAGCCGCCGCCGATCGAGCAGCTAATGAGTTCCCCGTTCCCGTCGGGCCTCACGGCCGCGCCCTCCGGTGGACACATCGCGTGGGTCCGGAACTCGGCCGGTGTCCGCAACATCTGGGTAGCGTCTCCGGATGGCTATGAGGCCCGCGCGATCACTGCGTACAAGTCGGACGACGGTCAGGAGATTTCGGACCTCCAGTGGGCGCCCGGCGCCGCGTCGATCGTCTACGTGCGGGGCGGCTCGCCCAACCGGGCCGGCGAAGTGCCGAATCCCCGGAGTGAAGCAGCCGGGGCGGACCAGGCGGTTTGGGCCGTGCCCCTCGGCGGCGGCGAACCGAAAAAGCTCGGCGAAGGTGCGTCGCCCGCCGTTTCCGCGAAGGGCCTCGTCGCCTTCCTCCAAAAAGGCCAGGTCTGGACCGTACCCGCCGACGGCTCTTCGGCCGCCGTTCAACTCATGAAGTCGCGCGGCCGTGCGCGGACGCTCCGTTGGTCGCCCGATGGCGGCAAACTCGCCTTCGTCAGCAGCCGCGGCGCGCACTCGTTCATCGGAATCTTCGAAGTCGCGGCAAGCGCCGTGCGATACGTCGCGCCCGGTCTGTCGGCGGATACCGAACCCGCATGGTCGCCGGACGGCCGTGAGCTCGCCTTCCTGCGCATGCCCGCCTCCTCCGATCAAACCCTGTTCGGACCAAGGCGCTCCGGTGACCCGTGGTCCATTTGGATCGCCGACGCCTCCACCGGAAAAGCCCGGCAGGTGTTTCAGGCCGACCCCGGCCGCGGCAGCGTCTTTCACGGCCTCAACGCGGAAGCTCAGATCCTGTGGGCCGCCTCCGGCCATCTCGTCTTCCCCTGGGAGCGCGACGGCTGGCTCCACCTCTATTCGATCCCGGTGGCCGGCGACGCCAGTCCCAAGCTGCTCACCTTCGGCGACTACGAGGCGGAAAACGCCTTGCTCACAGCCGACGCCCGCGAAGTCCTCTATACATCGAACGCCGATGATATCGACCGGCGCCACTTGTATCGCGTGGCGGCGGCGGGCGGCCCGGTGAATCCGGTCACCAGCGGGAATGGCATCGAGTGGTCTCCGGTGATGACGAGCGACGGCAAAGCCGTGGCCTTCCTGCGGTCCGAGGGGCGAACGCCGGCGCGAGCCTCGATCATGGCCGCCTTCGGCGCCCCTCGCGATTTGGTCCCCTTCGAATTTCCCGCGGCTTCGCTCGTTGAGCCCCAGCCGGTCACTTTCGCCGCCGCCGACGGTCTGCGCATCCGCGCCCAACTGTTCGCCGCCGCCAACCCCAACAACGAGAAGCGCCCGGCGGTGATCTTTTTTCACGGCGGATCGCGCCGCCAGATGCTGCTCGGCTGGCACTACCTGCCCTACTACCACAACGCCTACGCGTTCAATCAATATCTCGCCTCGCGCGGATACGTCGTGTTGAGCGTGAACTACCGCAGCGGCATCGGCTACGGCATGGAGTTTCGCGAGGCGCTGAATTACGGCGCGACGGGCGCCAGCGAGTTCAACGACGTCTTGGGCGCCGGCCTCTTCTTGCAGGGGCGCGCCGACGTCGACTCGCGCCGCATCGGTCTCTGGGGCGGCTCCTACGGCGGGTATCTCACCGCGCTCGGGCTTTCCCGCGCGGCCGATCTGTTCGCCGCCGGCGTCGACATTCATGGCGTCCACGACTGGAATTCCGTCATCCGCAACTTCAACCCTGGCTACGATCCCGAAAAACAGGCCGACTTCGCGAAGAAGGCCTTCGCGTCGTCGCCGATGGCGTCGGTGGGCACCTGGAAGGCGCCGGTGTTGCTGATCCATGGCGACGACGATCGCAATGTTCCCTTCAACGAGAGCATCGTGCTCGCCGAGGCGTTGCGCAAACAGGGTGTGTCCTACGAGGAACTCGTCTTCCCCGACGAGGTCCACGGGTTTCTCCTGCACTCCCACTGGCTCGCAGCGTTCCGCGCGGCGGGCGATTTCCTGGACCGCCGCGTCAAAGCCCGCAAGTAG
- a CDS encoding enoyl-ACP reductase, translating into MPLLEGKTVLVLGIANRWSIAWSVAQAAKREGARLILTYAGERLRVPVEELAVEVGADRVLGCDVTSDEEIAALAEAIRADGHGLDFVVHSVAFANREDLGKPFSQTSRDGFALAQDISAYSLVALSRALAPLMTRGGSIVTMTYLGSVRVVENYNVMGVAKAALEACVRYLAAELGAAGIRVNAISAGPIKTASARGIKDFSKVLDGVAAVAPLKRNTDPAEVADTAIFLGSDLGRGVTGNILYVDAGFRIMGPSTATA; encoded by the coding sequence ATGCCGCTATTAGAAGGAAAGACCGTACTCGTCCTCGGAATCGCCAACCGTTGGAGCATCGCCTGGTCCGTCGCCCAGGCCGCCAAGCGCGAGGGAGCCCGCCTCATCCTTACCTATGCCGGCGAGCGCCTGCGAGTCCCGGTGGAGGAACTCGCCGTTGAGGTCGGCGCCGACCGCGTGCTCGGCTGCGACGTCACCAGCGACGAAGAGATCGCCGCCCTCGCCGAGGCGATTCGCGCCGATGGCCACGGCCTCGACTTCGTCGTTCACTCGGTCGCCTTCGCCAATCGCGAGGACCTCGGCAAGCCCTTCTCGCAAACCTCCCGCGACGGCTTCGCGCTGGCGCAGGATATCAGCGCCTATTCGCTCGTCGCGCTCTCTCGCGCCCTCGCGCCCTTGATGACCCGCGGCGGTTCGATCGTCACCATGACCTACCTCGGTTCGGTCCGCGTGGTGGAGAACTACAACGTCATGGGGGTCGCCAAGGCTGCGCTCGAAGCCTGCGTGCGCTATCTCGCCGCGGAGTTGGGCGCGGCTGGCATCCGAGTCAACGCGATCTCGGCAGGCCCCATCAAAACCGCCTCCGCGCGTGGAATTAAGGACTTCTCGAAGGTGCTCGACGGCGTGGCTGCGGTGGCTCCCCTCAAGCGCAATACTGACCCGGCGGAGGTGGCCGATACGGCGATTTTTCTGGGGTCCGACCTGGGGCGCGGCGTCACCGGCAACATCCTCTACGTCGACGCCGGGTTCCGCATCATGGGGCCCTCCACCGCCACCGCCTAA